In Pelosinus sp. UFO1, one genomic interval encodes:
- the glgD gene encoding glucose-1-phosphate adenylyltransferase subunit GlgD, with product MQNVMGIINLNEGQDLLKELTKGRPLAALPFGGRYRLVDFMLSNMVNSGMQNVGILVHDKYRALMDHLRSGKDWDLARKRDGLFILPPNQNPCSPGGCRGNIENFYNNLDYIESSRQEYMLIAGGHIVCNLNYRKVFKFHQDTGADITVLYKEDDLEEDVSQYAILDCQPDGRIVDMGVISQKTTSRKVSMEMYIIKKSLLVEMIKDCHTRGGWDFVKDVLIKNVNQLKMFGFPYKGYIARIDSIKNYYRHNMELLKPEKWEELFFRSGLVYTKVKDEAPVKYKENARTFNTMVANGCIIEGRVENSILFRGVKVHKGAYIKDSIIMQKCEIAENAIIENVICDKNVCITKGKWLKGETNYPLVVEKGTII from the coding sequence ATGCAAAATGTAATGGGTATTATTAATTTAAACGAAGGTCAGGATTTACTAAAAGAACTTACAAAGGGACGGCCCTTAGCAGCCCTTCCCTTTGGCGGCAGGTATCGGCTCGTAGATTTTATGTTGTCTAACATGGTGAATTCAGGGATGCAGAATGTAGGAATTTTGGTACATGATAAATATCGGGCATTAATGGATCATCTAAGGTCTGGTAAGGATTGGGACTTAGCGAGGAAAAGGGATGGATTGTTTATTTTGCCCCCCAATCAGAATCCGTGCTCGCCTGGGGGATGTCGGGGTAATATTGAAAACTTTTACAATAATTTAGATTATATTGAGAGTAGCAGACAGGAATATATGTTAATTGCTGGCGGTCATATAGTTTGTAATCTGAATTACCGCAAAGTCTTTAAATTTCATCAAGACACGGGGGCCGATATTACGGTATTGTACAAAGAAGATGATCTCGAAGAAGATGTATCCCAATATGCTATCTTAGATTGTCAGCCTGATGGCCGTATCGTAGATATGGGGGTTATATCTCAAAAGACCACTTCGCGAAAAGTGTCCATGGAAATGTACATTATAAAGAAAAGCTTATTAGTAGAGATGATTAAAGATTGCCATACTCGGGGTGGATGGGATTTTGTAAAGGATGTTCTCATAAAAAATGTAAATCAATTAAAGATGTTTGGCTTTCCTTATAAAGGCTATATAGCTAGAATTGATTCCATAAAAAATTATTATCGGCATAACATGGAATTATTGAAGCCGGAAAAGTGGGAAGAGCTATTTTTTAGATCGGGATTGGTGTATACAAAGGTGAAAGACGAGGCTCCTGTTAAGTACAAAGAGAATGCCAGGACTTTCAATACAATGGTAGCCAATGGATGTATTATTGAAGGGCGGGTAGAAAATAGCATATTGTTTCGTGGAGTTAAGGTTCATAAAGGAGCATATATTAAGGATAGTATCATTATGCAAAAGTGTGAAATTGCTGAAAATGCCATTATTGAAAATGTGATATGTGATAAAAATGTTTGTATTACTAAGGGAAAGTGGCTCAAGGGAGAGACGAATTATCCTCTGGTAGTAGAGAAGGGGACTATCATATAA
- a CDS encoding glucose-1-phosphate adenylyltransferase, protein MRKKECVAMILAGGQGSRLGSLTQKIAKPAVPFGGKYRIIDFPLSNCHNSGIDTVGVLTQYRPLALHSYIGIGSSWDLDRRDGGVYVLPPYAQEGSAEWYKGTADAIYQNLNFIDMMNPNYVLVLSGDHIYNMDYSLMLEHHKKQKAEATISVIEVPWHEASRFGIMNTNTTGRITEFVEKPKDAKSNLASMGIYIFNWRLLRKSLEEDRKNALSSHDFGKDIIPKLLSDGHRLYAYYFKGYWKDVGTVESFWEANMDLLEDDPQLDLHNPNWRVYSVNATRPPHYVGVTGSLTRSLVGEGCSILGEVDHSVIFPGAHIGKGAVIKDSIIMPYATICENAQVYRGIIGRKSLVERGAVIGAKDQLEITVIEENIVIPSNAQVLDNSMISTQKQVG, encoded by the coding sequence ATGCGTAAAAAGGAATGTGTTGCCATGATATTGGCAGGGGGGCAAGGTAGTCGGTTAGGGAGTCTAACGCAGAAGATCGCAAAGCCAGCCGTGCCTTTCGGAGGTAAGTATCGTATTATTGATTTTCCTTTAAGCAATTGTCATAACTCGGGAATTGATACGGTAGGAGTATTAACTCAATATCGTCCTTTGGCTTTGCATAGTTACATTGGAATCGGCAGTTCATGGGATCTAGATCGTAGGGATGGGGGCGTTTATGTTTTACCTCCTTATGCCCAAGAGGGAAGTGCAGAATGGTATAAGGGAACGGCAGATGCTATTTATCAAAACTTAAATTTTATTGATATGATGAATCCAAATTATGTACTAGTGTTATCAGGTGACCATATTTACAATATGGATTATTCTCTTATGCTAGAACATCATAAGAAACAAAAAGCAGAAGCTACTATTTCTGTCATAGAAGTACCATGGCACGAGGCCTCTCGATTTGGCATTATGAATACGAATACAACAGGCAGGATAACCGAATTTGTAGAAAAACCTAAAGACGCTAAGAGTAACTTAGCATCCATGGGTATCTATATTTTTAATTGGCGCTTACTAAGAAAAAGCTTGGAGGAAGATAGAAAAAATGCTCTTTCTAGCCATGATTTTGGCAAAGATATCATCCCTAAGCTGCTTTCGGATGGCCACCGCTTATACGCTTATTATTTTAAGGGCTATTGGAAGGACGTAGGGACAGTGGAGAGCTTTTGGGAAGCAAATATGGATTTATTAGAAGATGATCCTCAGCTAGATTTACATAACCCTAATTGGCGTGTTTACTCGGTGAATGCGACGAGACCGCCTCATTATGTAGGGGTAACAGGCAGCTTAACTCGCTCTTTAGTTGGCGAGGGGTGCTCGATTTTAGGTGAAGTTGATCACTCTGTAATTTTCCCAGGGGCACATATTGGTAAAGGAGCCGTCATTAAAGATTCAATTATTATGCCTTATGCAACGATTTGTGAGAATGCTCAAGTATATCGTGGAATTATTGGTCGTAAGAGCCTGGTAGAAAGAGGCGCTGTTATTGGTGCAAAAGACCAGTTGGAGATTACCGTGATTGAGGAAAATATCGTGATTCCAAGTAATGCGCAAGTTTTAGATAATAGTATGATAAGTACACAGAAACAGGTGGGATAA
- a CDS encoding diguanylate cyclase domain-containing protein yields the protein MNFIGWNALRITVTYICIGIMWILFSDKIIERVFSDPGIITLLSISKGWFFVLCTGWLLYGMVKQSHKILMEQNIALENLGEERLASEEELRQQLDELLSREQEIQKQNLVLGSLNETAMGLMNRLDSSELIKDIVESAARLVGTPHGYICLIDAPKGVYKRLVGIGEYNQDAGRTDRLIDGLVGEVYRTGESMIVDDYSTWNKRLKDSYFDQMHCTIQVPFKSEGRVFGTLGLSYAEPERKFTASEVDLLNRFAELTSIALDSTNLLTTYKNELKERRYAEKALEISQANYHAIFDTANDGIFVHDAKTYEIIDSNKKAQELYGLTHDEIILQGLDGLGNQESPYGRKEAREWLSRAAQGKPQLFEWIIKNKAGEHIWVEINLKYAKIGDDDRILAVVRDIRERKKRELELYKMQANNQALIDAMPDDMFLIKRNGTLIESKIKGQLPYYLLSDKVYKSVIEVFREGVSEEIMLAIEQAIIKETFQLYEFEVMVDQGQYHYEARILPSGKEEVLVIIRDVTDRKQIEEKLAYISLHDAMTGLYNRAYFEEEMKRRGNAREIPIGLIICDLDGLKLINDTLGHSMGDEVLKAVAQVLKKSFRPDDLIARIGGDEFAILLTTNSILALKTACSRMRTIIEEYNETSPKVPISLSMGFAVSKEMPTDVDALFKEADNYMYREKLHRHKSTKSAIVQALMSALEARDFITEGHGDRLKNLIVALAAAIGLPEQKLADLRLFAQFHDLGKVGIPDHILFKPSRLTVDETIVMRQHAEIGYRIARSAPDLEPIAEWILKHHEWWDGQGYPFGIQGDNIPIECRMLTIVDAYDAMTNDRPYRKAMKEHEALAELKGCAGTQFDPHLVNVFVNLVENE from the coding sequence ATGAATTTTATTGGATGGAATGCGTTGCGTATTACAGTTACTTACATCTGCATTGGAATCATGTGGATTTTATTTTCGGATAAAATAATAGAAAGAGTATTTTCCGATCCTGGAATAATAACGCTGCTTTCTATTTCTAAAGGTTGGTTTTTTGTTTTATGTACAGGATGGCTCTTGTATGGCATGGTAAAACAATCTCATAAAATATTAATGGAACAAAATATTGCTCTTGAGAATTTAGGCGAAGAAAGGTTAGCTTCTGAAGAGGAGCTGCGTCAGCAGCTAGATGAGTTATTAAGTCGGGAGCAAGAGATTCAAAAACAAAATTTAGTATTGGGTTCTTTAAATGAAACTGCAATGGGTCTTATGAACCGGCTTGATTCCAGCGAATTAATCAAAGATATTGTAGAAAGTGCAGCCAGGCTAGTTGGGACGCCTCACGGATATATTTGCTTAATTGATGCCCCAAAAGGGGTTTACAAAAGACTTGTCGGCATTGGGGAATATAACCAAGATGCGGGAAGGACAGATCGACTTATCGATGGTCTTGTAGGTGAAGTGTATAGAACAGGAGAGTCGATGATCGTAGATGACTATAGCACTTGGAATAAACGCTTGAAGGATTCCTATTTTGATCAAATGCATTGCACGATACAAGTACCTTTTAAATCGGAGGGTAGAGTATTTGGTACATTAGGCTTGTCTTATGCAGAACCTGAAAGAAAATTTACAGCCAGCGAGGTTGACTTACTCAATCGTTTCGCAGAATTAACCTCCATTGCATTGGATAGTACAAACCTTTTGACAACATATAAAAACGAATTAAAAGAAAGAAGATATGCAGAGAAGGCTCTAGAGATCTCCCAAGCTAATTATCACGCAATATTTGATACTGCCAATGATGGGATATTTGTACATGATGCTAAGACATATGAGATTATAGATAGTAACAAAAAAGCGCAAGAACTATATGGATTAACACATGATGAGATAATTTTACAAGGTTTAGATGGATTGGGGAATCAGGAATCTCCCTACGGCAGAAAAGAAGCAAGGGAGTGGCTTAGTCGGGCAGCCCAGGGTAAACCACAGCTTTTCGAATGGATAATCAAAAACAAAGCAGGAGAACATATTTGGGTTGAAATAAATTTAAAATATGCTAAAATTGGCGATGATGACCGCATATTGGCCGTAGTTCGTGATATTAGAGAAAGAAAAAAAAGAGAGCTGGAACTTTATAAGATGCAAGCGAATAATCAAGCATTGATTGATGCAATGCCGGATGACATGTTTTTAATTAAACGCAATGGGACTTTAATTGAAAGTAAAATAAAAGGACAATTACCCTATTACTTGTTATCAGATAAAGTTTACAAAAGCGTTATTGAAGTATTTCGTGAGGGGGTTTCCGAGGAGATAATGCTTGCAATTGAGCAAGCGATTATAAAAGAAACCTTTCAACTGTATGAATTTGAGGTAATGGTGGACCAAGGGCAATATCATTATGAAGCAAGGATTTTACCAAGCGGTAAAGAAGAGGTACTGGTCATTATCCGGGATGTAACCGATCGCAAACAGATTGAAGAGAAACTTGCTTATATTAGTTTACATGACGCAATGACAGGTTTATATAATCGTGCCTATTTTGAAGAAGAAATGAAACGCAGAGGGAATGCTCGAGAGATTCCTATCGGATTGATTATTTGTGATCTAGACGGCTTGAAGTTGATTAACGATACCTTGGGGCATAGTATGGGTGACGAAGTTTTAAAAGCAGTTGCTCAAGTTCTAAAGAAGTCGTTTCGTCCTGATGATTTGATAGCGCGTATTGGTGGGGATGAATTTGCAATACTTCTTACGACTAATTCCATACTTGCTCTTAAAACCGCGTGTTCAAGAATGAGAACAATAATAGAAGAATATAATGAAACAAGTCCTAAAGTACCAATTAGTTTATCTATGGGGTTTGCTGTAAGCAAAGAAATGCCTACGGATGTAGATGCTCTGTTTAAGGAAGCAGATAACTACATGTATAGAGAGAAATTACACAGGCATAAAAGTACAAAGAGCGCGATTGTTCAAGCGCTGATGAGTGCTCTAGAAGCTCGAGATTTTATTACGGAAGGACATGGTGACCGTCTGAAAAACTTGATTGTCGCTCTCGCGGCAGCTATTGGTTTGCCGGAACAAAAGTTAGCAGATCTTCGTTTATTTGCACAATTTCATGATCTTGGTAAAGTTGGGATTCCAGATCACATTTTGTTTAAACCTAGTCGTTTAACTGTAGATGAAACAATTGTTATGCGGCAGCATGCTGAGATCGGTTATCGTATTGCCCGGTCGGCTCCTGATCTAGAGCCGATTGCGGAATGGATACTTAAGCATCATGAATGGTGGGATGGTCAGGGGTATCCCTTTGGTATCCAGGGAGATAATATTCCCATAGAATGCCGTATGCTAACAATTGTAGATGCCTATGATGCTATGACAAACGATCGTCCTTATCGTAAAGCGATGAAAGAGCATGAGGCATTAGCGGAGTTAAAAGGATGCGCAGGAACTCAATTTGATCCTCATTTAGTGAATGTATTTGTGAACTTAGTGGAAAATGAATAG
- a CDS encoding VOC family protein, with product MKIKRVDSTINTNKLQESKEFYIRHFGFQLVYESDWYIELIAKDLPTNGISFTLPQREEGEFFNGKGLILSFQVDDVDAEYHRLKEEGVNIYQELQNKHWGERSFVVNDPNGVHLYIYTPISPTPEYQKIYDAFKS from the coding sequence ATGAAAATAAAACGTGTTGATTCAACGATTAATACAAATAAGTTGCAAGAATCCAAAGAATTTTATATCCGTCATTTTGGCTTTCAACTTGTCTATGAAAGTGATTGGTACATAGAGTTAATTGCAAAGGATTTGCCGACAAATGGCATAAGTTTTACATTGCCTCAAAGAGAAGAGGGCGAATTTTTTAATGGTAAGGGTCTAATTCTTTCTTTTCAGGTAGATGATGTAGATGCCGAATACCATCGTTTAAAGGAAGAGGGAGTTAATATTTATCAAGAGCTACAGAACAAGCATTGGGGAGAGAGAAGTTTTGTAGTTAACGATCCGAATGGAGTTCATCTGTATATTTATACACCAATTTCTCCAACGCCAGAATATCAAAAGATTTATGACGCGTTTAAAAGCTGA
- a CDS encoding HD-GYP domain-containing protein: MFAIVDAYDAMTNQRPYREAMSVEEALKELQRGAGTQFKSEVVEAFIQLIKSNGV, encoded by the coding sequence ATTTTTGCAATTGTAGATGCCTATGATGCAATGACAAATCAGCGTCCTTACCGAGAGGCAATGAGTGTTGAAGAGGCACTAAAAGAATTACAGCGAGGAGCAGGAACGCAGTTTAAGTCAGAAGTAGTTGAGGCTTTTATCCAGCTCATCAAAAGTAATGGGGTGTGA
- a CDS encoding N-acetylmuramoyl-L-alanine amidase, with product MKITINGGHYPGRDSGAVGPTGLQESDVNCDLMSRVANYLRAVDCDVLEVQENTLSQITDASNRFGADLFISIHCNAAVDTNAKGTETYCYELGSDSEKLAACIQQQIVSSIGTADRGVKTGNFFVLRIANCTAVLVETAFISNKDEEILLADEAKRDQLAAAIARGITDYLSLG from the coding sequence ATGAAAATAACTATTAATGGAGGGCATTATCCTGGACGGGATAGTGGTGCAGTTGGACCTACGGGTTTGCAAGAGTCAGATGTCAATTGTGATTTAATGTCACGGGTTGCGAATTATCTTCGTGCTGTGGATTGTGATGTTTTAGAGGTACAAGAAAATACACTGTCTCAAATTACAGATGCATCGAATCGATTTGGAGCTGATTTGTTTATTTCTATACACTGCAACGCAGCTGTTGATACAAATGCAAAAGGTACAGAAACCTATTGCTATGAACTTGGAAGTGATAGCGAAAAACTTGCTGCCTGTATTCAACAACAAATAGTTAGCAGTATAGGGACGGCTGATCGTGGTGTGAAAACCGGGAATTTTTTTGTTTTGCGTATTGCAAATTGTACTGCGGTTCTTGTCGAAACGGCCTTTATTTCAAATAAGGATGAAGAAATATTACTTGCTGATGAGGCCAAGCGAGATCAATTAGCGGCGGCAATTGCGAGAGGAATTACCGACTACTTAAGCCTAGGATAG